The following coding sequences lie in one Pelecanus crispus isolate bPelCri1 chromosome 9, bPelCri1.pri, whole genome shotgun sequence genomic window:
- the IGF2BP2 gene encoding insulin-like growth factor 2 mRNA-binding protein 2 isoform X5: MNKLYIGNLSPAATADDLKQLFGERKLPLAGQVLLKSGYAFVDYPDQNWAIRAIETLSGKVELHGKVMEVDYSVPKKLRSRKIQIRNIPPHLQWEVLDGLLAQYGTVENVEQVNTDTETAVVNVMYATKEEAKVAIEKLSGHQFENYSFKTSYIPDEEVSSPPPLQRSRRGGHSSRERGSSPGGSSQPKQLDFPLRMLVPTQFVGAIIGKEGLTIKNLTKQTQSKVDIHRKENAGAAEKPITIHATPEGCSEACRMILDIMQKEADETKSAEEIPLKILAHNSLVGRLIGKEGRNLKKIEQDTGTKITISPLQDLTIYNPERTITVKGSTEACSSAEVEIMKKLREAYENDMVAVNQQANLIPGLNLSALGIFSTGLSMLPSTPGARGAAASHSSMPLQLPEQEVVNLFIPTQAVGAIIGKKGQHIKQLARFAGASIKIAPAEGPNASERMVIITGPPEAQFKAQGRIFGKLKEENFFNPKEEVKLEAHIKVPSFTAGRVIGKGGKTVNELQNLTSAEVIVPRDQTPDENEEVIVKIIGHFFASQTAQRKIREIVQQVKQQEQKHAQGAPASQHSK; encoded by the exons ATGAACAAGCTGTACATCGGGAACctcagccccgccgccaccgccgaCGACCTCAAGCAGCTCTTCGGGGAGAGGAAACTGCCCCTGGCCGGCCAGGTCCTGCTCAAGTCGGGCTACGCCTTCGTGGATTACCCGGACCAAAACTGGGCCATCCGGGCTATCGAGACCCTCTCGG GGAAAGTGGAGCTGCACGGCAAAGTGATGGAAGTGGATTATTCCGTGCCCAAAAAGCTCAG GAGCAGGAAGATCCAGATCCGAAACatccccccccacctccagtGGGAG GTGCTGGATGGCCTGTTAGCTCAGTATGGAACAGTAGAGAATGTAGAGCAAG TCAACACAGACACAGAAACAGCTGTTGTCAATGTAATGTATGCAACTAAAGAAGAAGCAAAAGT AGCAATTGAGAAGCTGAGCGGCCACCAGTTTGAGAACTATTCCTTCAAGACTTCCTACATCCCGGATGAAGAGGTGAgctcccctccacccctgcAGCGATCCCGCCGTGGGGGCCACTCTTCCAGGGAGCGGGGCTCCTCCCCAGGGGGCTCCTCGCAGCCCAAACAGCTCGATTTCCCACTGCGGATGCTGGTGCCCACACAGTTTGTTGGTGCGATCATAGGAAAGGAGGGCTTGACCATAAAGAACCTTACTAAGCAAACCCAGTCCAA GGTTGACATCCATCGGAAGGAGAATGCCGGTGCCGCTGAAAAGCCCATCACCATCCATGCCACACCAGAGGGGTGCTCTGAAGCGTGTCGCATGATCCTTGATATCATGCAGAAGGAGGCTGATGAAACTAAATC aGCAGAAGAGATTCCCTTGAAAATCCTAGCACACAACAGTTTAGTGGGGAGGTTGATTGGCAAGGAGGGCCGCAATCTCAAGAAGATTGAGCAGGACACCGGCACAAAGATCACCATCTCCCC TTTGCAGGATTTAACCATTTATAACCCCGAACGGACCATCACAGTGAAGGGCAGCACGGAGGCGTGCTCCAGTGCTGAAGTGGAGATCATGAAGAAGTTGCGAGAGGCCTACGAGAATGACATGGTGGCCGTCAAT caacaAGCCAATCTGATCCCTGGACTGAACCTCAGTGCTTTGGGCATCTTCTCGACAGGACTGTCCATGCTTCCATCCACCCCAGGGGCCCGAGGGGCTGCAGCG TCTCACTCTTCCATGCCCTTGCAGCTGCCGGAGCAGGAGGTTGTGAACTTGTTCATCCCAACACAGGCAGTGGGGGCCATCATTGGGAAGAAAGGGCAGCACATCAAGCAACTGGCACGGTTTGCTGGCGCCTCCATCAAG ATTGCCCCGGCAGAAGGCCCCAACGCCAGCGAGCGGATGGTCATCATCACAGGGCCACCCGAGGCTCAGTTCAAG GCCCAGGGGCGAATATTTGGgaagctgaaagaggaaaacttCTTTAACCCAAAAGAAGAAGTGAAGCTTGAAGCCCACATCAAGGTGCCTTCTTTCACCGCCGGCCGTGTGATAGGCAAAGGTGGCAAGACG GTAAATGAACTGCAAAACTTAACTAGCGCAGAAGTCATTGTGCCACGAGATCAAACCCCGGATGAGAACGAGGAGGTCATCGTTAAAATCATTGGGCATTTCTTTGCCAGTCAG ACTGCACAGCGCAAGATCAGGGAAATCGTACAGCAGgtgaagcagcaggagcagaaacaCGCTCAGGGAGCCCCGGCCTCGCAGCACAGCAAGTGA
- the IGF2BP2 gene encoding insulin-like growth factor 2 mRNA-binding protein 2 isoform X7 has translation MNKLYIGNLSPAATADDLKQLFGERKLPLAGQVLLKSGYAFVDYPDQNWAIRAIETLSGKVELHGKVMEVDYSVPKKLRSRKIQIRNIPPHLQWEVLDGLLAQYGTVENVEQVNTDTETAVVNVMYATKEEAKVAEEIPLKILAHNSLVGRLIGKEGRNLKKIEQDTGTKITISPLQDLTIYNPERTITVKGSTEACSSAEVEIMKKLREAYENDMVAVNQQANLIPGLNLSALGIFSTGLSMLPSTPGARGAAASHSSMPLQLPEQEVVNLFIPTQAVGAIIGKKGQHIKQLARFAGASIKIAPAEGPNASERMVIITGPPEAQFKAQGRIFGKLKEENFFNPKEEVKLEAHIKVPSFTAGRVIGKGGKTVNELQNLTSAEVIVPRDQTPDENEEVIVKIIGHFFASQTAQRKIREIVQQVKQQEQKHAQGAPASQHSK, from the exons ATGAACAAGCTGTACATCGGGAACctcagccccgccgccaccgccgaCGACCTCAAGCAGCTCTTCGGGGAGAGGAAACTGCCCCTGGCCGGCCAGGTCCTGCTCAAGTCGGGCTACGCCTTCGTGGATTACCCGGACCAAAACTGGGCCATCCGGGCTATCGAGACCCTCTCGG GGAAAGTGGAGCTGCACGGCAAAGTGATGGAAGTGGATTATTCCGTGCCCAAAAAGCTCAG GAGCAGGAAGATCCAGATCCGAAACatccccccccacctccagtGGGAG GTGCTGGATGGCCTGTTAGCTCAGTATGGAACAGTAGAGAATGTAGAGCAAG TCAACACAGACACAGAAACAGCTGTTGTCAATGTAATGTATGCAACTAAAGAAGAAGCAAAAGT aGCAGAAGAGATTCCCTTGAAAATCCTAGCACACAACAGTTTAGTGGGGAGGTTGATTGGCAAGGAGGGCCGCAATCTCAAGAAGATTGAGCAGGACACCGGCACAAAGATCACCATCTCCCC TTTGCAGGATTTAACCATTTATAACCCCGAACGGACCATCACAGTGAAGGGCAGCACGGAGGCGTGCTCCAGTGCTGAAGTGGAGATCATGAAGAAGTTGCGAGAGGCCTACGAGAATGACATGGTGGCCGTCAAT caacaAGCCAATCTGATCCCTGGACTGAACCTCAGTGCTTTGGGCATCTTCTCGACAGGACTGTCCATGCTTCCATCCACCCCAGGGGCCCGAGGGGCTGCAGCG TCTCACTCTTCCATGCCCTTGCAGCTGCCGGAGCAGGAGGTTGTGAACTTGTTCATCCCAACACAGGCAGTGGGGGCCATCATTGGGAAGAAAGGGCAGCACATCAAGCAACTGGCACGGTTTGCTGGCGCCTCCATCAAG ATTGCCCCGGCAGAAGGCCCCAACGCCAGCGAGCGGATGGTCATCATCACAGGGCCACCCGAGGCTCAGTTCAAG GCCCAGGGGCGAATATTTGGgaagctgaaagaggaaaacttCTTTAACCCAAAAGAAGAAGTGAAGCTTGAAGCCCACATCAAGGTGCCTTCTTTCACCGCCGGCCGTGTGATAGGCAAAGGTGGCAAGACG GTAAATGAACTGCAAAACTTAACTAGCGCAGAAGTCATTGTGCCACGAGATCAAACCCCGGATGAGAACGAGGAGGTCATCGTTAAAATCATTGGGCATTTCTTTGCCAGTCAG ACTGCACAGCGCAAGATCAGGGAAATCGTACAGCAGgtgaagcagcaggagcagaaacaCGCTCAGGGAGCCCCGGCCTCGCAGCACAGCAAGTGA
- the IGF2BP2 gene encoding insulin-like growth factor 2 mRNA-binding protein 2 isoform X1, whose amino-acid sequence MKRRRMNKLYIGNLSPAATADDLKQLFGERKLPLAGQVLLKSGYAFVDYPDQNWAIRAIETLSGKVELHGKVMEVDYSVPKKLRSRKIQIRNIPPHLQWEVLDGLLAQYGTVENVEQVNTDTETAVVNVMYATKEEAKVAIEKLSGHQFENYSFKTSYIPDEEVSSPPPLQRSRRGGHSSRERGSSPGGSSQPKQLDFPLRMLVPTQFVGAIIGKEGLTIKNLTKQTQSKVDIHRKENAGAAEKPITIHATPEGCSEACRMILDIMQKEADETKSAEEIPLKILAHNSLVGRLIGKEGRNLKKIEQDTGTKITISPLQDLTIYNPERTITVKGSTEACSSAEVEIMKKLREAYENDMVAVNQQANLIPGLNLSALGIFSTGLSMLPSTPGARGAAAATPYHPFSQQSSRRRTSSSAYLSGLYGAPPASAFPHQNPLPEQEVVNLFIPTQAVGAIIGKKGQHIKQLARFAGASIKIAPAEGPNASERMVIITGPPEAQFKAQGRIFGKLKEENFFNPKEEVKLEAHIKVPSFTAGRVIGKGGKTVNELQNLTSAEVIVPRDQTPDENEEVIVKIIGHFFASQTAQRKIREIVQQVKQQEQKHAQGAPASQHSK is encoded by the exons ATGAAGCGACGGAGGATGAACAAGCTGTACATCGGGAACctcagccccgccgccaccgccgaCGACCTCAAGCAGCTCTTCGGGGAGAGGAAACTGCCCCTGGCCGGCCAGGTCCTGCTCAAGTCGGGCTACGCCTTCGTGGATTACCCGGACCAAAACTGGGCCATCCGGGCTATCGAGACCCTCTCGG GGAAAGTGGAGCTGCACGGCAAAGTGATGGAAGTGGATTATTCCGTGCCCAAAAAGCTCAG GAGCAGGAAGATCCAGATCCGAAACatccccccccacctccagtGGGAG GTGCTGGATGGCCTGTTAGCTCAGTATGGAACAGTAGAGAATGTAGAGCAAG TCAACACAGACACAGAAACAGCTGTTGTCAATGTAATGTATGCAACTAAAGAAGAAGCAAAAGT AGCAATTGAGAAGCTGAGCGGCCACCAGTTTGAGAACTATTCCTTCAAGACTTCCTACATCCCGGATGAAGAGGTGAgctcccctccacccctgcAGCGATCCCGCCGTGGGGGCCACTCTTCCAGGGAGCGGGGCTCCTCCCCAGGGGGCTCCTCGCAGCCCAAACAGCTCGATTTCCCACTGCGGATGCTGGTGCCCACACAGTTTGTTGGTGCGATCATAGGAAAGGAGGGCTTGACCATAAAGAACCTTACTAAGCAAACCCAGTCCAA GGTTGACATCCATCGGAAGGAGAATGCCGGTGCCGCTGAAAAGCCCATCACCATCCATGCCACACCAGAGGGGTGCTCTGAAGCGTGTCGCATGATCCTTGATATCATGCAGAAGGAGGCTGATGAAACTAAATC aGCAGAAGAGATTCCCTTGAAAATCCTAGCACACAACAGTTTAGTGGGGAGGTTGATTGGCAAGGAGGGCCGCAATCTCAAGAAGATTGAGCAGGACACCGGCACAAAGATCACCATCTCCCC TTTGCAGGATTTAACCATTTATAACCCCGAACGGACCATCACAGTGAAGGGCAGCACGGAGGCGTGCTCCAGTGCTGAAGTGGAGATCATGAAGAAGTTGCGAGAGGCCTACGAGAATGACATGGTGGCCGTCAAT caacaAGCCAATCTGATCCCTGGACTGAACCTCAGTGCTTTGGGCATCTTCTCGACAGGACTGTCCATGCTTCCATCCACCCCAGGGGCCCGAGGGGCTGCAGCGGCCACCCCATACCACCCATTTTCA cagcagagcagtcGGAGGAGAACG AGCTCCTCAGCATACCTCTCGGGTCTGTATGGAGCCCCCCCAGCCAGCGCCTTCCCCCATCAGAACCCT CTGCCGGAGCAGGAGGTTGTGAACTTGTTCATCCCAACACAGGCAGTGGGGGCCATCATTGGGAAGAAAGGGCAGCACATCAAGCAACTGGCACGGTTTGCTGGCGCCTCCATCAAG ATTGCCCCGGCAGAAGGCCCCAACGCCAGCGAGCGGATGGTCATCATCACAGGGCCACCCGAGGCTCAGTTCAAG GCCCAGGGGCGAATATTTGGgaagctgaaagaggaaaacttCTTTAACCCAAAAGAAGAAGTGAAGCTTGAAGCCCACATCAAGGTGCCTTCTTTCACCGCCGGCCGTGTGATAGGCAAAGGTGGCAAGACG GTAAATGAACTGCAAAACTTAACTAGCGCAGAAGTCATTGTGCCACGAGATCAAACCCCGGATGAGAACGAGGAGGTCATCGTTAAAATCATTGGGCATTTCTTTGCCAGTCAG ACTGCACAGCGCAAGATCAGGGAAATCGTACAGCAGgtgaagcagcaggagcagaaacaCGCTCAGGGAGCCCCGGCCTCGCAGCACAGCAAGTGA
- the IGF2BP2 gene encoding insulin-like growth factor 2 mRNA-binding protein 2 isoform X3 produces MNKLYIGNLSPAATADDLKQLFGERKLPLAGQVLLKSGYAFVDYPDQNWAIRAIETLSGKVELHGKVMEVDYSVPKKLRSRKIQIRNIPPHLQWEVLDGLLAQYGTVENVEQVNTDTETAVVNVMYATKEEAKVAIEKLSGHQFENYSFKTSYIPDEEVSSPPPLQRSRRGGHSSRERGSSPGGSSQPKQLDFPLRMLVPTQFVGAIIGKEGLTIKNLTKQTQSKVDIHRKENAGAAEKPITIHATPEGCSEACRMILDIMQKEADETKSAEEIPLKILAHNSLVGRLIGKEGRNLKKIEQDTGTKITISPLQDLTIYNPERTITVKGSTEACSSAEVEIMKKLREAYENDMVAVNQQANLIPGLNLSALGIFSTGLSMLPSTPGARGAAAATPYHPFSSSSAYLSGLYGAPPASAFPHQNPLPEQEVVNLFIPTQAVGAIIGKKGQHIKQLARFAGASIKIAPAEGPNASERMVIITGPPEAQFKAQGRIFGKLKEENFFNPKEEVKLEAHIKVPSFTAGRVIGKGGKTVNELQNLTSAEVIVPRDQTPDENEEVIVKIIGHFFASQTAQRKIREIVQQVKQQEQKHAQGAPASQHSK; encoded by the exons ATGAACAAGCTGTACATCGGGAACctcagccccgccgccaccgccgaCGACCTCAAGCAGCTCTTCGGGGAGAGGAAACTGCCCCTGGCCGGCCAGGTCCTGCTCAAGTCGGGCTACGCCTTCGTGGATTACCCGGACCAAAACTGGGCCATCCGGGCTATCGAGACCCTCTCGG GGAAAGTGGAGCTGCACGGCAAAGTGATGGAAGTGGATTATTCCGTGCCCAAAAAGCTCAG GAGCAGGAAGATCCAGATCCGAAACatccccccccacctccagtGGGAG GTGCTGGATGGCCTGTTAGCTCAGTATGGAACAGTAGAGAATGTAGAGCAAG TCAACACAGACACAGAAACAGCTGTTGTCAATGTAATGTATGCAACTAAAGAAGAAGCAAAAGT AGCAATTGAGAAGCTGAGCGGCCACCAGTTTGAGAACTATTCCTTCAAGACTTCCTACATCCCGGATGAAGAGGTGAgctcccctccacccctgcAGCGATCCCGCCGTGGGGGCCACTCTTCCAGGGAGCGGGGCTCCTCCCCAGGGGGCTCCTCGCAGCCCAAACAGCTCGATTTCCCACTGCGGATGCTGGTGCCCACACAGTTTGTTGGTGCGATCATAGGAAAGGAGGGCTTGACCATAAAGAACCTTACTAAGCAAACCCAGTCCAA GGTTGACATCCATCGGAAGGAGAATGCCGGTGCCGCTGAAAAGCCCATCACCATCCATGCCACACCAGAGGGGTGCTCTGAAGCGTGTCGCATGATCCTTGATATCATGCAGAAGGAGGCTGATGAAACTAAATC aGCAGAAGAGATTCCCTTGAAAATCCTAGCACACAACAGTTTAGTGGGGAGGTTGATTGGCAAGGAGGGCCGCAATCTCAAGAAGATTGAGCAGGACACCGGCACAAAGATCACCATCTCCCC TTTGCAGGATTTAACCATTTATAACCCCGAACGGACCATCACAGTGAAGGGCAGCACGGAGGCGTGCTCCAGTGCTGAAGTGGAGATCATGAAGAAGTTGCGAGAGGCCTACGAGAATGACATGGTGGCCGTCAAT caacaAGCCAATCTGATCCCTGGACTGAACCTCAGTGCTTTGGGCATCTTCTCGACAGGACTGTCCATGCTTCCATCCACCCCAGGGGCCCGAGGGGCTGCAGCGGCCACCCCATACCACCCATTTTCA AGCTCCTCAGCATACCTCTCGGGTCTGTATGGAGCCCCCCCAGCCAGCGCCTTCCCCCATCAGAACCCT CTGCCGGAGCAGGAGGTTGTGAACTTGTTCATCCCAACACAGGCAGTGGGGGCCATCATTGGGAAGAAAGGGCAGCACATCAAGCAACTGGCACGGTTTGCTGGCGCCTCCATCAAG ATTGCCCCGGCAGAAGGCCCCAACGCCAGCGAGCGGATGGTCATCATCACAGGGCCACCCGAGGCTCAGTTCAAG GCCCAGGGGCGAATATTTGGgaagctgaaagaggaaaacttCTTTAACCCAAAAGAAGAAGTGAAGCTTGAAGCCCACATCAAGGTGCCTTCTTTCACCGCCGGCCGTGTGATAGGCAAAGGTGGCAAGACG GTAAATGAACTGCAAAACTTAACTAGCGCAGAAGTCATTGTGCCACGAGATCAAACCCCGGATGAGAACGAGGAGGTCATCGTTAAAATCATTGGGCATTTCTTTGCCAGTCAG ACTGCACAGCGCAAGATCAGGGAAATCGTACAGCAGgtgaagcagcaggagcagaaacaCGCTCAGGGAGCCCCGGCCTCGCAGCACAGCAAGTGA
- the IGF2BP2 gene encoding insulin-like growth factor 2 mRNA-binding protein 2 isoform X2 → MKRRRMNKLYIGNLSPAATADDLKQLFGERKLPLAGQVLLKSGYAFVDYPDQNWAIRAIETLSGKVELHGKVMEVDYSVPKKLRSRKIQIRNIPPHLQWEVLDGLLAQYGTVENVEQVNTDTETAVVNVMYATKEEAKVAIEKLSGHQFENYSFKTSYIPDEEVSSPPPLQRSRRGGHSSRERGSSPGGSSQPKQLDFPLRMLVPTQFVGAIIGKEGLTIKNLTKQTQSKVDIHRKENAGAAEKPITIHATPEGCSEACRMILDIMQKEADETKSAEEIPLKILAHNSLVGRLIGKEGRNLKKIEQDTGTKITISPLQDLTIYNPERTITVKGSTEACSSAEVEIMKKLREAYENDMVAVNQQANLIPGLNLSALGIFSTGLSMLPSTPGARGAAAATPYHPFSQSSRRRTSSSAYLSGLYGAPPASAFPHQNPLPEQEVVNLFIPTQAVGAIIGKKGQHIKQLARFAGASIKIAPAEGPNASERMVIITGPPEAQFKAQGRIFGKLKEENFFNPKEEVKLEAHIKVPSFTAGRVIGKGGKTVNELQNLTSAEVIVPRDQTPDENEEVIVKIIGHFFASQTAQRKIREIVQQVKQQEQKHAQGAPASQHSK, encoded by the exons ATGAAGCGACGGAGGATGAACAAGCTGTACATCGGGAACctcagccccgccgccaccgccgaCGACCTCAAGCAGCTCTTCGGGGAGAGGAAACTGCCCCTGGCCGGCCAGGTCCTGCTCAAGTCGGGCTACGCCTTCGTGGATTACCCGGACCAAAACTGGGCCATCCGGGCTATCGAGACCCTCTCGG GGAAAGTGGAGCTGCACGGCAAAGTGATGGAAGTGGATTATTCCGTGCCCAAAAAGCTCAG GAGCAGGAAGATCCAGATCCGAAACatccccccccacctccagtGGGAG GTGCTGGATGGCCTGTTAGCTCAGTATGGAACAGTAGAGAATGTAGAGCAAG TCAACACAGACACAGAAACAGCTGTTGTCAATGTAATGTATGCAACTAAAGAAGAAGCAAAAGT AGCAATTGAGAAGCTGAGCGGCCACCAGTTTGAGAACTATTCCTTCAAGACTTCCTACATCCCGGATGAAGAGGTGAgctcccctccacccctgcAGCGATCCCGCCGTGGGGGCCACTCTTCCAGGGAGCGGGGCTCCTCCCCAGGGGGCTCCTCGCAGCCCAAACAGCTCGATTTCCCACTGCGGATGCTGGTGCCCACACAGTTTGTTGGTGCGATCATAGGAAAGGAGGGCTTGACCATAAAGAACCTTACTAAGCAAACCCAGTCCAA GGTTGACATCCATCGGAAGGAGAATGCCGGTGCCGCTGAAAAGCCCATCACCATCCATGCCACACCAGAGGGGTGCTCTGAAGCGTGTCGCATGATCCTTGATATCATGCAGAAGGAGGCTGATGAAACTAAATC aGCAGAAGAGATTCCCTTGAAAATCCTAGCACACAACAGTTTAGTGGGGAGGTTGATTGGCAAGGAGGGCCGCAATCTCAAGAAGATTGAGCAGGACACCGGCACAAAGATCACCATCTCCCC TTTGCAGGATTTAACCATTTATAACCCCGAACGGACCATCACAGTGAAGGGCAGCACGGAGGCGTGCTCCAGTGCTGAAGTGGAGATCATGAAGAAGTTGCGAGAGGCCTACGAGAATGACATGGTGGCCGTCAAT caacaAGCCAATCTGATCCCTGGACTGAACCTCAGTGCTTTGGGCATCTTCTCGACAGGACTGTCCATGCTTCCATCCACCCCAGGGGCCCGAGGGGCTGCAGCGGCCACCCCATACCACCCATTTTCA cagagcagtcGGAGGAGAACG AGCTCCTCAGCATACCTCTCGGGTCTGTATGGAGCCCCCCCAGCCAGCGCCTTCCCCCATCAGAACCCT CTGCCGGAGCAGGAGGTTGTGAACTTGTTCATCCCAACACAGGCAGTGGGGGCCATCATTGGGAAGAAAGGGCAGCACATCAAGCAACTGGCACGGTTTGCTGGCGCCTCCATCAAG ATTGCCCCGGCAGAAGGCCCCAACGCCAGCGAGCGGATGGTCATCATCACAGGGCCACCCGAGGCTCAGTTCAAG GCCCAGGGGCGAATATTTGGgaagctgaaagaggaaaacttCTTTAACCCAAAAGAAGAAGTGAAGCTTGAAGCCCACATCAAGGTGCCTTCTTTCACCGCCGGCCGTGTGATAGGCAAAGGTGGCAAGACG GTAAATGAACTGCAAAACTTAACTAGCGCAGAAGTCATTGTGCCACGAGATCAAACCCCGGATGAGAACGAGGAGGTCATCGTTAAAATCATTGGGCATTTCTTTGCCAGTCAG ACTGCACAGCGCAAGATCAGGGAAATCGTACAGCAGgtgaagcagcaggagcagaaacaCGCTCAGGGAGCCCCGGCCTCGCAGCACAGCAAGTGA
- the IGF2BP2 gene encoding insulin-like growth factor 2 mRNA-binding protein 2 isoform X6 produces the protein MNKLYIGNLSPAATADDLKQLFGERKLPLAGQVLLKSGYAFVDYPDQNWAIRAIETLSGKVELHGKVMEVDYSVPKKLRSRKIQIRNIPPHLQWEVLDGLLAQYGTVENVEQVNTDTETAVVNVMYATKEEAKVAIEKLSGHQFENYSFKTSYIPDEEVSSPPPLQRSRRGGHSSRERGSSPGGSSQPKQLDFPLRMLVPTQFVGAIIGKEGLTIKNLTKQTQSKVDIHRKENAGAAEKPITIHATPEGCSEACRMILDIMQKEADETKSAEEIPLKILAHNSLVGRLIGKEGRNLKKIEQDTGTKITISPLQDLTIYNPERTITVKGSTEACSSAEVEIMKKLREAYENDMVAVNQQANLIPGLNLSALGIFSTGLSMLPSTPGARGAAAATPYHPFSQLPEQEVVNLFIPTQAVGAIIGKKGQHIKQLARFAGASIKIAPAEGPNASERMVIITGPPEAQFKAQGRIFGKLKEENFFNPKEEVKLEAHIKVPSFTAGRVIGKGGKTVNELQNLTSAEVIVPRDQTPDENEEVIVKIIGHFFASQTAQRKIREIVQQVKQQEQKHAQGAPASQHSK, from the exons ATGAACAAGCTGTACATCGGGAACctcagccccgccgccaccgccgaCGACCTCAAGCAGCTCTTCGGGGAGAGGAAACTGCCCCTGGCCGGCCAGGTCCTGCTCAAGTCGGGCTACGCCTTCGTGGATTACCCGGACCAAAACTGGGCCATCCGGGCTATCGAGACCCTCTCGG GGAAAGTGGAGCTGCACGGCAAAGTGATGGAAGTGGATTATTCCGTGCCCAAAAAGCTCAG GAGCAGGAAGATCCAGATCCGAAACatccccccccacctccagtGGGAG GTGCTGGATGGCCTGTTAGCTCAGTATGGAACAGTAGAGAATGTAGAGCAAG TCAACACAGACACAGAAACAGCTGTTGTCAATGTAATGTATGCAACTAAAGAAGAAGCAAAAGT AGCAATTGAGAAGCTGAGCGGCCACCAGTTTGAGAACTATTCCTTCAAGACTTCCTACATCCCGGATGAAGAGGTGAgctcccctccacccctgcAGCGATCCCGCCGTGGGGGCCACTCTTCCAGGGAGCGGGGCTCCTCCCCAGGGGGCTCCTCGCAGCCCAAACAGCTCGATTTCCCACTGCGGATGCTGGTGCCCACACAGTTTGTTGGTGCGATCATAGGAAAGGAGGGCTTGACCATAAAGAACCTTACTAAGCAAACCCAGTCCAA GGTTGACATCCATCGGAAGGAGAATGCCGGTGCCGCTGAAAAGCCCATCACCATCCATGCCACACCAGAGGGGTGCTCTGAAGCGTGTCGCATGATCCTTGATATCATGCAGAAGGAGGCTGATGAAACTAAATC aGCAGAAGAGATTCCCTTGAAAATCCTAGCACACAACAGTTTAGTGGGGAGGTTGATTGGCAAGGAGGGCCGCAATCTCAAGAAGATTGAGCAGGACACCGGCACAAAGATCACCATCTCCCC TTTGCAGGATTTAACCATTTATAACCCCGAACGGACCATCACAGTGAAGGGCAGCACGGAGGCGTGCTCCAGTGCTGAAGTGGAGATCATGAAGAAGTTGCGAGAGGCCTACGAGAATGACATGGTGGCCGTCAAT caacaAGCCAATCTGATCCCTGGACTGAACCTCAGTGCTTTGGGCATCTTCTCGACAGGACTGTCCATGCTTCCATCCACCCCAGGGGCCCGAGGGGCTGCAGCGGCCACCCCATACCACCCATTTTCA CAG CTGCCGGAGCAGGAGGTTGTGAACTTGTTCATCCCAACACAGGCAGTGGGGGCCATCATTGGGAAGAAAGGGCAGCACATCAAGCAACTGGCACGGTTTGCTGGCGCCTCCATCAAG ATTGCCCCGGCAGAAGGCCCCAACGCCAGCGAGCGGATGGTCATCATCACAGGGCCACCCGAGGCTCAGTTCAAG GCCCAGGGGCGAATATTTGGgaagctgaaagaggaaaacttCTTTAACCCAAAAGAAGAAGTGAAGCTTGAAGCCCACATCAAGGTGCCTTCTTTCACCGCCGGCCGTGTGATAGGCAAAGGTGGCAAGACG GTAAATGAACTGCAAAACTTAACTAGCGCAGAAGTCATTGTGCCACGAGATCAAACCCCGGATGAGAACGAGGAGGTCATCGTTAAAATCATTGGGCATTTCTTTGCCAGTCAG ACTGCACAGCGCAAGATCAGGGAAATCGTACAGCAGgtgaagcagcaggagcagaaacaCGCTCAGGGAGCCCCGGCCTCGCAGCACAGCAAGTGA